GGTTTTTTAGTGTCATGACATTTTTATTATATCAATCACgacatttttttttctttttaaaatTTGCCATGTACGGCTCTCACACGATAGCATTTTTTAGCTAAAATACTGTTATTTCTTCATTTTGGCAAACTAGTAGTCTTTTATATACATATCATGGCAAAAAGACATTTCTTTATGTGATTCTTTGTTTTAGACAAATAAAACACACAATATGGCATATTTTTATAATTGTATCATTGTAGTTTCTTTGAATTATTTTTGTTTTTCTGGGATGTTAGGCCTGCTACTTTTTTATAGTGGCTATAACCTGGGAATTCCTGACCATTTTTCTTTCCTCTCGCACGTGATGCTTTGTTAGCAACGTATTACCTAGGGTTTGCAAGGGGTTCGCGCTGGGGCGGATCCCACAACGAACGTTCCTCAGAGATTAGGGTCTAATAAGTTGGGTGGTGCAACCGTATCCAAATTCCTAAAACCATTGGAAAAAGTTAAACCCAAACGTTTCCAACTACATTTTGAAACAGAGATGGTTGAACTCAAACATTTGATGTGAACTAACATATTAACAACACATTCGTTCCTAAAGTTTCGTTAATTATGCCTCCTCTTTCGAGCCTAGACTTGCCAGATAATAAGGTTGGAGGTGCAAATTTATCCAAATTTTCCCAAAACTATTGGACAAATTAAAACGAAAAACTTTTCCAACTACATTTTGATACTCAGAAGTCGGTCCTGAACCTTTGATGTTAACCAGTAACATATTAACATCACATTCTGTTCTTAAATTTCGTCAAGTCCGATTCCTCTTTCAAGCTTGCATTGGTCATATAGCTGGGAGCTGCAAACATATCCGAATTTCCAAAACCATTGAACAAATCAAAACCCCAACGTTTCCACCTACATTTTGAAACAAAAGATGGTCAAACTTGAACCTTTGCTGTGAACTCACATATTGACAGCCCATTCTTTCCTTAAATCTCGTTCATTCTTCCACAATCAGATTTTTTTTCCGGGGCCACATTGGTCAGGAAAACCCAGCATCAAAACTCATTCCCAAAACCATTGAACAAAACcccattcccccccccccccccccccccccccccaaaaaaagagaagaagaacaAAACCCCATGTTTGCCGCGCTCGTCCCCTCTGGCCGTAGCTGTACCGATCCGGCCGGTGCCGTTTTTTACAAACGAAAAACCCGCAACCCGACGCGCCTGTATTTTGCCTCTGCGCGCACCCGTAAGGACCACACCGCAATCTCCTCTGCTTTCCACGAACCGGACCCCGTCCAGCCAGCCAGCCCGCCCGGTTCGCCCGCCAGCGCACCCAAACGGCACATTTTCACCGTAGCCCCGCCCCGCTTATATATACACGACGAGCCTTTACCAGAATCCTTTACCCCGGCTCGCTCCCACCCCCACCTCCGTCCACGAGATTCGCCGCAGTCTGTCGTCTGGCTAGCTAGTGTGAGAGTGCGATCTGCTGATTAGCGTGCGCGTGTGATCCCGCCCGTGGATGCGCCTAGCTTGCCGCCGGCAATGACCTCCGCCGTCGCGAGTAGCCTGGTCcctgcggcagcagcagcagccgcgcCCACGTATGGCTGCCGCGCCTCGTTCGGCCGTGATGCGCCTGAGGAGACGCCGGCTGTAGTGTCTTCTGCATCGCCAGCGCACCCCGCCGTGGCCGCGCCCGCGATCTCCAAGGACTTCATCGACTTCGAGTTCAGCCTCGGCGGGGGCGGCTGCACCACCAGCATGCTCCCCGCGGACGAGCTCTTCGCCGACGGGAAGCTGCTCCCGCTCCGCCGTGCCGATGCTtctgccgctgccgctgccgcgcCTGAGCCGGAGCCCGCCGCTGTGCCGGCTCCGCCCCGGCTGGAGGCAATGCCGTCGTCTCCGGAGCCGATGAGGCCGAtccggggcggcgcggcggctggcGCCGCCGACCAGTACGTGTTCTCGCCCAAGGCGCCCAGCTGCTCGAGCCGGTGGCGCGAGCTGCTCGGGCTCAAGAGGGCCGCCGCCGCCCAGAGCCCGAGGACGCCCTCGCAGTCGCAGTCGCCAGCGGCCGCATTGGCGAAGACTCCCGggagaacgacgacgacgacgggctcgtcggcggcgaggtcGCTCAAGTTCCTCCTGCAGCGGAGCAACGGCGGGCGTGCGTCCACGGGAACGGCGTCGGACCTCGCCTCGGCGCCGCTCCTCCGCGACAGCTCCGACTCGGAGGCCTCCCTCTCGCTCGCCTCCTCCCGCTTctcgcactcctcctcctcctcctcctccggccacgACCACGACGACGTCAACCCGCGCTTCTCCCTCGACTCCGCCGCCGACCCCAACCCTCCCCGCCTCCGCCTGGTCCGCTCCTCGCACCGCCACTCCACGTCCAGCCGCGCGGCCCACAGCCCCGCGCGCCGCCGGCCGTCGCCGCCCAGGCAGGACGCGTCCAGGTGCCTCTCCGTGGACTCCCCGCGCATGAACTCCTCGGGCAAGATCGTGTTCCAGCAGGGCCTGGAGCGCAGCTGCAGCTCCCCGTGCAGCCTCCACGCGGCGGCCAGGTCGCGGTCCATGGCCCGCGCCGTCGACCGGTCCTACTCGTCCGGCGTCCGCGTGGCGCCCGTGGTGCTCAACGTGCCGGTCTGCTCGCGGCCGGTGTTCGGGTTCTTCAAGGACAAGAAGGAGTCGGCGACCAGCAAGGACTCGTCATCTACGAGGTCGTCGTCCCGGTCGTCGACCCTGGGCCGGAAGCCGACGCCGCAGCGGTGGAGCGGCGAGCTGCCGAGGCCCTGCGGGTGATCCGTCCGAGCCGAGGAGACGGCGGGCGGGCGATGGAGTGCGTCGTCGTGCATGGAAAGCGACGGGCTAGGCTAGGGACGCAATGATGGATGTGAAGGAATGCATAGCGCTTTGTTCGGTTTGTAACTGATTTGGTTTGTTCTTTGGGGTGCTGATGAGAAGGTCTAATCAATTGactgttcttcttttcttttctttctcttgACTGTAAATTTGGAGTTTTGCTCTTCTTCTCAATCCTCAAGGCCGTTGTAGCTAGCGCATCTGATTCTGATTTGGTTGCTTGAAAGACGAAAGATCACAAGATGTTTTTCCATCCAAACGGGTGCTGTTTTTGAAAAGATGCACATCTTGTCAACTTGATTCGAATGAGCAAATGATTCACACTCTTGTCATTGTTCAAACCAGCAAATGCATTGCTCTGCCGATCGATGGAGCTGGCATAGCGCTGTTACAAATGCAGGCAAACAGTGGGAGTGGCATTTCTAGGGCAGAGCAACGGGAGGTGGCGAGCCCCTCATTTTCCGTGCTTATCTGCATCGAAGTCAGCAGCCGTGGCAGGAGGCCAGCCACTAGCACTAGCCAGTAGGCGCCCGGTCCAGGGCCCATTTCATAGCTGAACAGGCCGGTCCAGAGCACTCAACAAGAGCTGAACCGCTCCGGCTTGATCTGGATCCATGGGCATCCGGTAGGGCACTGTGCCGCATGTGCTCGCCGTCTGAATATTCGCGCAGAGAAGAAATTTACTCCTCCGCCAGCGCCCTCAGAACTAAAATAGACACGCTGACACCAAAGCCTCCGTCCCCGCGCCCTGCATGCCCGTTACGGCATCATGGCCTCGCTCCGCCGCTGACATCCAACGTGGCCGCCGCGGGTCCCGTGCACGCTCCCGCGCCCATGCGGACTGACGCCGGGGAGGAGGCCCGCCATTTCCCTGCTCTCCCGAGCTTTTTAAATTCTGGCTTTCCCCCGCCCGGCCGTGTCCTTTTCCGGGGCGCCTTTCGCGCTCTGCGCCCTACAGCCACCCTTTGCCCCGCTCCAGGCTCTCGATCCGCTCCCGTGCAAGCGCCTGCCTCTGCCTGCGACGAGGACGATGACACCATGAGCCCCGTGGTACCGCTGGCCGCTTGCACTGCATCCCCTCGGCCATGGGGCAGAGCTGCCTCGACCGCATGCATGCGCGCGCATGCACGGGCGCGGCCGTTCTCGTCTCTCCTGGCTGGCTCGCTGCTGCTGCATCGGTGTGTGATGCAGTGCCGCAGCAGTGGCCGACGCGTGCGTAGGCCAGCGGAGGCACGGGGTAATGAGCGTGCGTGGCCCTGGGTACGATGGTACGTGCTCCGGCAGCCAGAGCGCCATTGGCGCGTAAGCGGAGGCCCGCCGAACCGTGCGTGTCgcccggccgatgacccggatcaGATCGCGTCTGCAGGCTACCACACCGCGACCGCGGCTAGCCATGTGTGTAGAGTGGCCGGATGGGCGCACCATAGCCTAACCACCATTACTGTATGGCTGTACGCTGCGTGTACCGTGCTACGGCGTAGGTGCTACGACGCTGGGCTAGACTATAGTACTAGTGAATGGAACAGTCGGTTGGAAGGAACATGCATCCCTAGCTAGCCTCTCGGGGTCGCAGTCAATGGCGTGGTAGTACAAACACAATGCAGACCACCGCTGGATCATCTCATCTCTCGCTCGAACAAACCTCATTTGTTTGAGCGAGCAATGAGTAGGCCATGTGGCGCGCATTTGCGTCGGGCGAGCTAGCTGCCTGACCACCGGCAGAGATCGAGCCGAGCCCGCCCATGATGGCCAACGAAAGCCCTGTCGACACGAGCCTGGTTGAAAAGGTGAGAAATGGATAAAGAAAAGCGAGATGCAGGCAATGCAGGCAGGCAGGCGCACTCGATGGTGAGCGCCTGAGCCCTGAAATGCACATCTTGGCATCTAGCACCAGTACAGTGATGACTGAGCGGCAGCAACGACAAAGGGAAATCATCATGGCCTGGCGTCTGGAGAAGGCTGAGACTCGGAGGCAACAAAGGAGGCgcagagagggagggagaggatgCGGACTTGCGGAGCCCCGTGCCGCGCAGGCGCAGCGCTGCCGGGTCGGGTGCCCCATCATTTTTGGTGCGCGCCGGTCCGGCACTGTACGTCCGTGATGAGGCCGAGCCCCCCAGGCATGCACCTGTAGTACGTGCCCGGTGGTACGTCGCGTCGACGCCTCATCGCCTGCCGTCTGATGGCACGACGCGACGCGGCCCGTCTGATCTGGGATCTGACGGACGGCGAGGGGCCGGGGGCCGTGACTTCCTGCCCCGGCGCCGGGAGGCAGGGCCCTGCTGACCACGCGCCGGTCGACACACCCCCACAAGATCGCAACTAGTTTAATCTAGTTTTCTCCGTTCCGTTGGTTGCTCCGGTTTGGAGGGCGATTACGATTAGCCTTAGCCATGTGATGTCGCGGAGGGGGGCAGCGGGAGGGGGCTACTTGGGCTTTGTTTATGGAACCCTACCCTGGTTTTGGTTTGGACTCTAGCGCGCGTGTGGCGGGGCGCGGCGGGGGAGGACAGCCTGTACTTCCCGTACGAGCTGGCCTCTCCTGTTGACTGACGGGCCGAGTTAATCCCATGTTGCTCCCGAGTTGATTTTCTGTTTGTTCGTTTTCCTGTGATGATTGATGAGAGATCCGTGGGTTATTCGGTTGGGACTAGTTTAGTCCGTTGGCATGAGCTGAGCTGAATGGCACAGTGCGCTAGCGTTGATCACCAGGGCGGAGTGATTAAGTGTCCGTTGTGATGATCCGCGAAAAGGAAAGGGAAAGAAAATGTGCCTGTTGCGATGAGTGCTGCGATGGATCGGTGCGGCGTGTGCCTGTCAGTGGGTCGGTCGGGTCGGCACACCTCCGACCCCCTGCGTGACCATGTGCGCCATGCAGGCAGGAGCAACAGCTCTGGTAACCCAGGCAATAATACACTGCATATTCTCTGTGAAAAAAGGTATGACAGCATCCCTGTATCTACAAAGCGCACTGTGATGTGCATTCAGATCCATGCAGTACCATTCAGTTACCTCCGCCCCCGTGCTGCGAGTACCGGACGTACTCGGTCCGCAGCATGTTGAGCAGCTCCTCGTCGAGCCGCTCCAGCCGACCGGAGTCCCGCAGCCGGGGGTACAGGTGCGCCACGCTGCGGACGCCGGCCTCGACCATCTCCCACTGGCCCAGGTTGGCAGCGAACGCGACGAACTCGACCGCGGCGGCGCTCGTGCTCGAGCCCAGGAGGGACGAGGCCGCCGACAGGCTCTCCTCCTTCACCCCCTCCAGGAACCAGAACTCTGCCAGCGACGACAGCTCCGCGTAGGCGTTCAGGTGGGAGCGCTGCTCGTCGCTGCTCAGGTTGTTCCACcggcagtcgagggcgacactggGCAGCTCGCCTGAGTAGAACCAGTGGACTAGTTTGTCCAGCGCTTGCCACCCGAGCGGAACCCTGATGACGTCCGAGAAGCTGCACAAGAAGTTCTCGTCAATCGCATGAGGAACGCCGCAACACATAGCCTTTGTGAAAATGTTGGCCTAAACCGTTTGTACTTTGTGCTAGTATTATTAAGGACCAAAAGAGCTTACCTCTCGTGCATCCCGGATCGAAATAATGCCCGGAGGTAATCGCAGCTCATGATCAGCACGGTCTTATGGCTATGAACGTGCGGGGTTGACAATTGGCACGGCCCATGGTCACACTTCATTTCCTCATTTGACTGAGCCTCCAAAATTATGTCCCTGGATCAATACACATAGAGAAACAATTCATGGCAAGCTAATGAAAACTAGAAAGAGCAAAAGAACGGAAGGTATCTATGATCTGCTTCGAGGCTATAATCTATGACAAAGAAAACTCtacaatgtactccctccgtcccataatataagagcgtttttgacactacactagtgttaaaaacgctcttatattatgggacggagggagtagaacaaATGTAACGAATTTCAGCAAACGACAGCCACCAAACATTGTAAGTACAGATAATCTTAGGGACAACTAAAAAGAACATGGTGTTTTGCTCAAAGGTTGGAATCAACAAACTAGGTAATTTAAGGCCGACTTACGAGAATGAATGCTCAACAGGTCCAAGTGCAACAGTAAGATCATATCTGGTATAATCGGAGTTCCATCTGGGTTGCTCTTTCTGAAGCATTTCTGCCAATGGTTTCAGGTGACAATACTTCGCAAGTGTCCTTACTGGTTTAACAATGTCATCACCTACCATCACAAAACCAGTATATGTGTACTCCAAAATCTTCTTCAAGGCGTGGCTATCTACACGATCAGACATTTGAACTCGGTACACTGATTTTCCCCATTCATCTTTAACTTTTTCGTCACTGCCAAGTAGACATTTTACAGATGGCAAAAGCTTAGGACACCTTGCTGATATGATGGCTGTGTGAGCATTTATAGATTCACCATCTGAAAGCAAAAGTTCCAGATCAGCTAGATCGTTATTATCTAATGCACTACTCATCTTCCCGCCCAACTTGCTTGGAGAACCGCAGAGGCCAAACAAACTCAGGATGTGTGCAATATAGAGCTTCGGTCCAGAACTCAAGCTTTGACTTAGAGCACGTTGAAGAACTATAAGAAAATCTTCGGTATACTGATCTCTGCAGTCATGGCACAGAAtcccaacatccaacttcctctTACACTGAACACAAACTAAAGTAGTGCTCCTCAGAAGATTAAACAGCCCAACAAGACCGTAGTATAAGACTATGTTTTCACCCTCCCACTCTTCACCGAGATAGCAACAGCATGAACTTCCTTCAAAACAAAAATGCAGATGGGAAGTGACTTTTGACCTCgtaatatgtatattattgtggaGACATTCCTTGATAATGATGGACAACACATCAATAGGATTCCTCTTGTTAAGGAGATTATGGTAAGGTCGTGACAGCACCAAACATGCGAGGTTCATGAGGTTGGTCATAATTTTGAAACTGTCAAAAGATGTGGCAACACTTCTCGTAGTATTTGATTCTAATGATGACAACAGAACGTTCAAATAGCCGTCACCCAAATATGGAAGACCTTCTGAAAGTTTAAAACTTGCCTCATACTGAATATATCCATTGGGAGAGAGAAGCATCATCAGAACTGCCCTCAAAGCCGGCTCCTGCACATCTTTGGATAATGTCATGGGGCTGCTTTTGCGCATAACATCTGTGGCCAGCAAGCTGCACACCAAGAGCAGGATGAAAACATGAATAGCTGCACACCATTCTCCTGCAAGTTCATTACGGTACAGAAAGAAAACTATACTACAGCAAATTAACTCTCGAGTAGGATAGTACCTAGTACCTACCAAGCACAAGATATCAGTGCGTGCAAGCTATGACCTTTCCCTTTCCTTACAGGATGGTGATCCTCAGTGCAATGCACCACTAGATATCCAAGTATATCCCAGACGTATGGATGTATATCCATGAAGTTTTTGGAAACCATATCAAATAGCTCATCATCGCACAATACTTTATCACTTTGATGTGAGGAGAGGCAGCGACCGGTAAGAATGCTATATAATACTTTATCAATGGCATTAGACCAAAAGCATTGATGATGATTCCCAGCATAACGGAGCACCAGCAGTGCAGTACGACACCCCTCTGTTACTAACAATTTATCATCCTTTGCACGCATTGCATCGATTATGCCTTCAACAATAGGCTGGCAGCGTGAAGTCATTAACTGACTACAGCCCTTCGAAGATCTCTGCAGATGATAAATGCAATTTTGATATTAGTTAAACAGAAGACATTACAATTACAATTCATATGTTAGATTAGTTACCCAAACTGAAGTGATGTAACTCACCAAAAGAATATGGCAGAGTTTGAACGCTTCAATCCTAGTACTACTCGGATGGGACGTTCCCACGAGCTCACAAATCTTAGCCATTAAGACTTTGTTCTTGAGAAGGATCATAGCTCCATGGCCACATAAAGCTGAGTTGCAGTTACAAATGTTCAGAAACACAAAAGGAAGTAAAGTAGAAAAAATATATTTCAAATATTAATATTGAAGTCAAAGAGGAGAATTACCAAACAGATGTACCTAAAGCAGCATACAGCCTAAGAACTTTAGCAACAACCGTTGTTTCAGTGGCAAGACAGTAATGTGCTAACTTCCCCATCAGGTTGCCATTACTCCATACATGGTATCTTGAGGAAGGCCAAATCCACAGTATGGTTCTTAGCAGTGATATCATCTCGGTCAGATAACTCAGTGGATGGACATCAGGAGTGTAACTCTGCAGAGCTGAAACAATACTTGCAACTGCATTGGTTCTCTCCAAGGTTTCCAAAATTTCTGCATGAGTTGAACCTCTCGCCGTCACTAGGCTATTCAATATGCAATTCATCGCCCTTGCACATGAGATAGCTGTAGGTAACTGGTGTGCCGACAACTGGCATGAGAGGGGCGAAACAATCTCCAAAATTGGGTATTGCCGAATCGAATTGCCTATGCTGGAAACTAACTTTGAGCTCACATCTGCTGCTTGGATCAGAACTGAAACGTTCTTTGTCTGAAGAACACCTTCCAAGAGTACGAGAATATCCGAAATCGACTCCTGGTTAAGAAAACAAAATGGTCACAACCAAGAGCGCACGATTTTAAAAAAACCATCTAATACACACAGTTTACTTCAGCAACTGACTCCCAGCTTACCTTTATAGGAGGAAGCCGCAGCATTTCAGTTGACAAACAACCGAGAAAAGCAGTCACTGCTTTGATCGCGTGAGACTGAATTCCAGCATCAGTAGACTGCCATTTTTTTGCACCGTGGCCATCAGACCTAACATGATGAATAATACAAGAAATCAGAAGATGCATATTTTTTTCCCCATTCAAGGCAAAGGCGAAGGCGGGTGGCTGGTGCAGCGGCAATTTAACGGTTGCTGACATTCTGCTCCTAACTACTACGTCAATCGGTGGCTGCTTCATCTCATTGTGCTTTGTGCTGTGCCCCTTGGTGGATTTTGTAGGCTGTGGTGGGGCATTTCAGCAGCGAGATCGGGGTGCTACTGTTTCTTGTGGCTTCCGATATGAACCGGCCTATCGCCAGTGCCTCTGCAACACACATATGTATGAAATCGCAGCGATACAGACCCTCTTTAGCCCTCAAATTTTGCTTCGGGCTACTCTACAAAGCTATCACCAAGCTAAGATCGTCTAGGTTGCATCCAGCCCTACGCCGCCAACCAGCAGCCAGCTAAATATTGCTTCTCAATCTATCCAAGGAGAATCTACTCTGCCCCTGAATCGGGGAGAAGACGGGAAATCGAGGCCGTGAAGACGAAGGGCGGGGAAGGCGGGGAAATTACCTGGCGAGGCCGAGGGAGAGGGCGTCGTGCAGGCGGGCGCGGAGGGAGAGGACGCGGTCGGTGAGGAGATGctctccggcgccgccgccgccgcccttccTCCTGCTCTTCTCCTTCCCGGCCACCTTCGAGGCCGCGGGGCGCATCGCGTGGGGTCTCCGGAAGTCTGGAGGAGGAGGACTCCGGCCGAAGAGACGAAGCGGAAGAAGAGAAACGCAACTGCTCGACTGTAACTTCAATGGGCTGGATCAAACAGATAAGTGTTTCGTGGGCCAAATCGTAGTGGGCCTGGATCCGTGATCCAATGGGTTGGCGATTTTTTCCCGCACGCCCACCCTTCTTCCCCGTGGAGCTTTTTTTTTTAACATCAATACAcacacaagcgctcatatacacacGCACAGGGACGGAGCTGCCTTGTAAAGATTGGGGTCAATTGACCCCAATGGAATCAGCAAATCCTTCAGAAACTAAGTACTAATCACTATTCATTAATAGAAGATGACCCCACTGTTATAGACATGACCCATTAAACTTTTCTTCTAGCTTCGTCCCTGCACGCGCATACACTTACttctatgaacgcacacacgcacaccctacccctatggaCACCTTCGAAAACTGAgtcggcatatcatcttgagatttacaaagtcaccgtaggcgcctcgtcgtcgacgggaacgtctcctcccactgaaagtgcatcgccggaaatcctgaaataaatccaggaataatgcgagcaccaggacttgaaccctgatgAGCTAAGGATACCactgtccctctaaccatccaaccacaggttgatTCGCCGTGAGAGCTATTTATCTCCTTAAGCGAGCACAAGGGAGTGCGCCTAGCCACCTGTGCTAGCCTAGTGTTTGTGATATGTAAGTAGGATGACAGTTGTTAACGCGAAACAAGCCGCGTTATTCATTGTTTATTCTtcgttttatttttagttttttttgtttttctctgtttttattgggtttttcttttctttccacCTTTGTTGTCTTTCTttagttctttttcttttttcttcattttaatactttttgaacatttttaactacttgttcaacattttcaaacacttgttcaatatttttaaaattctagttcaacatttttcaaatgtttttGTAGAGTGTTTTTTCTAATACATTTATTTAGATTATTTTGAAGTATAACAAAAAGTAAAAACATAAAAAGGAAAGAAGTAAAAATATAAAACagagaacagaaagaaaaaaaacgaaaaaaacgtGGCTGGAACTTCCCGCGCGGCTCGGCCGTGGCCCATGTATAGCACGGCGACGCGAGAGGCTGCCCTCATCTCGCGTAACGCGAGACATACGGGCGCCTCCTCCCCATCTTCTCCGCCGCCGTCCTTACCTCTGACTCGTCCCATTTCCCCCCGCCCCGTTCTCCGTCTAGTCCATCAGGGCGGCGACCAGGTAGGAATCCGATCccctcccctctcctctcccccctCTCTATCAAATTTGTACATGGCAGCGGACAAACGCGATTGCTTCGGTTCCAGCCGGGTTACTTCAGTTCTGTCTCTGCTCTGGCCAGAATCGATGCTTTTCATGAATGTTGTGGATAAACTGGATGCTTGTGAACTTATTTCGGAGATGTATTGCATATTTGCATTGCTTGCAATGGATAAATTTGAGGAAGATAAGTGCACAATGGAGGTTAAGATTTGCATAGCATCTGTAATTTATTTCAGGCATGCATTGCATTGTCTACCATTGATCATACGCTGTGTAGTTTGTTTATTTGTTAGTGCGTTGGCGAGCCTGCCATGTATTTTCTTCAAACATTTAT
This sequence is a window from Aegilops tauschii subsp. strangulata cultivar AL8/78 chromosome 7, Aet v6.0, whole genome shotgun sequence. Protein-coding genes within it:
- the LOC109745047 gene encoding BTB/POZ domain-containing protein At1g04390, producing the protein MRPAASKVAGKEKSRRKGGGGGAGEHLLTDRVLSLRARLHDALSLGLARSDGHGAKKWQSTDAGIQSHAIKAVTAFLGCLSTEMLRLPPIKESISDILVLLEGVLQTKNVSVLIQAADVSSKLVSSIGNSIRQYPILEIVSPLSCQLSAHQLPTAISCARAMNCILNSLVTARGSTHAEILETLERTNAVASIVSALQSYTPDVHPLSYLTEMISLLRTILWIWPSSRYHVWSNGNLMGKLAHYCLATETTVVAKVLRLYAALALCGHGAMILLKNKVLMAKICELVGTSHPSSTRIEAFKLCHILLRSSKGCSQLMTSRCQPIVEGIIDAMRAKDDKLLVTEGCRTALLVLRYAGNHHQCFWSNAIDKVLYSILTGRCLSSHQSDKVLCDDELFDMVSKNFMDIHPYVWDILGYLVVHCTEDHHPVRKGKGHSLHALISCACLLATDVMRKSSPMTLSKDVQEPALRAVLMMLLSPNGYIQYEASFKLSEGLPYLGDGYLNVLLSSLESNTTRSVATSFDSFKIMTNLMNLACLVLSRPYHNLLNKRNPIDVLSIIIKECLHNNIHITRSKVTSHLHFCFEGSSCCCYLGEEWEGENIVLYYGLVGLFNLLRSTTLVCVQCKRKLDVGILCHDCRDQYTEDFLIVLQRALSQSLSSGPKLYIAHILSLFGLCGSPSKLGGKMSSALDNNDLADLELLLSDGESINAHTAIISARCPKLLPSVKCLLGSDEKVKDEWGKSVYRVQMSDRVDSHALKKILEYTYTGFVMVGDDIVKPVRTLAKYCHLKPLAEMLQKEQPRWNSDYTRYDLTVALGPVEHSFSDIILEAQSNEEMKCDHGPCQLSTPHVHSHKTVLIMSCDYLRALFRSGMHESFSDVIRVPLGWQALDKLVHWFYSGELPSVALDCRWNNLSSDEQRSHLNAYAELSSLAEFWFLEGVKEESLSAASSLLGSSTSAAAVEFVAFAANLGQWEMVEAGVRSVAHLYPRLRDSGRLERLDEELLNMLRTEYVRYSQHGGGGN
- the LOC109745160 gene encoding uncharacterized protein — encoded protein: MTSAVASSLVPAAAAAAAPTYGCRASFGRDAPEETPAVVSSASPAHPAVAAPAISKDFIDFEFSLGGGGCTTSMLPADELFADGKLLPLRRADASAAAAAAPEPEPAAVPAPPRLEAMPSSPEPMRPIRGGAAAGAADQYVFSPKAPSCSSRWRELLGLKRAAAAQSPRTPSQSQSPAAALAKTPGRTTTTTGSSAARSLKFLLQRSNGGRASTGTASDLASAPLLRDSSDSEASLSLASSRFSHSSSSSSSGHDHDDVNPRFSLDSAADPNPPRLRLVRSSHRHSTSSRAAHSPARRRPSPPRQDASRCLSVDSPRMNSSGKIVFQQGLERSCSSPCSLHAAARSRSMARAVDRSYSSGVRVAPVVLNVPVCSRPVFGFFKDKKESATSKDSSSTRSSSRSSTLGRKPTPQRWSGELPRPCG